From the Euphorbia lathyris chromosome 6, ddEupLath1.1, whole genome shotgun sequence genome, one window contains:
- the LOC136233150 gene encoding uncharacterized protein, whose amino-acid sequence MKFHDQELFFRCNVSSTNIRAKIIEPLEPATLSSLASEFQTPSPWLAM is encoded by the exons ATGAAGTTCCATGATCAAGAGTTGTTCTTCAGGTGTAATGTTTCCTCTACGAACATCCGGGCGAAGATAATTGAGCCATTGGAGCCTGCAACTCTTTCCAG TTTGGCAAGCGAGTTCCAAACTCCCTCGCCATGGTTAGCGATGTAG